One Lepisosteus oculatus isolate fLepOcu1 chromosome 4, fLepOcu1.hap2, whole genome shotgun sequence genomic window, TACTGCGCTATAGTACAGGGCCAACAGTAATTTAAAACGTACACAGCACTTAAACAATTCCATTGTTATAGTTATCCACTCCCTTTACTTTGCCTTATTTGGAAAGGCGATACAGGCTTTATCAAAGATACCTGTGCCTTAGTATGGTCACAGGTGACAAGGGTGACAGGATTCCATACCTggaactgaaaaccattgtCACACAACAATAATCATTTGGTTTATAGCAATAATATTCCAATGtccaatttaaatgaaaaatcctGCTGTGccatgccactgtgccaccctaaaaatgtttcataataataaattcATAATCTGTTTTTGAGAATTAGCATAGATGGTCATAGGTAAGTCAGGAACTGGAGCATTCCTCTTAATCCTGTCACTATATTCTAGCTGCTATGTGGCATAAAATTTCACACAGCTGAAGACACACTAAAGACTTAAGCAATTGATTCTGACAACATATTCAATTATAGCTAACAATGTTTTCAGACTATTTAGTGCAGTCAGGAAGCAGTATCTTCTTCTTCATAAAAGTGGGTGCAGGTCAAGAGTTGTTCCAGATCCTAGAGAAAGGGGGTCACAGTCCACAGGGAGTGGCTGGCCGACTCGAGAAGGGAATGTGCTTCACAGAGCCCAGTGCAGGAAGgggaactagggacaggacagggcTGGTCAGTCTGCATCTGGAGCCAGGCAGGACAGGGCACAAGACTTCAGGGCAGTCCACCAGGCAGGCTGAAGCAGAGTCCAATGGGTGGGAGAACAGGACTGGAGAACAGGACATGGGCCAGGAGACCAGGACACAGGGCTGGAGATTAGGACACAGGGCTGGAGTGAAGGAATAGGAAGACATGTTGTTGAAGATCAGTACACAGGGCTGGAGATCAGGACATAGGGCTTGAGTGCAGGACACAGGGCTGGAGATCAGGACACGGGGCTGGAGATCGGGACACAGGGCATGAGATCAGGACATGGGGCTTGAGTACAGGACACAGGGCTGGAGATCAGGAGATGGGACTGGAGATCAGGACACAGGGCTGGAAATCAGGACATGGGGCTTGAGTACAGGACACAGGGCTGGAGTGAAGGACACGGGGCTGAAGATCAGGATATGGGGCTGGAGTACAGGACTGGTAGGACCACCAGAGCTGACAGCGGCCAGCCGCTGCACCAAACCCACAGCCAAAGAGCCGCCCAGCTGTGGAAAGTCAGAGGTTGGAGGACAGAGGTCAGGGCAGGACTGGAGTTCAGGACACAGGCAAGCCACAGGAAAAGTCCAGGCAGGCAGGGAAACAGGAACGGACGGAAAACAAGggacatatacagtaggcagACTGGGAATGGGAGAGCTCTGCTGGCCCATTTCAGGGACTGAAAAGCAATGCCAGCTCGCGAAGGAGGAGCTGAACAGAAATGAAATAATCCGCAGCACCCGATGACAACAGACTTCTCATAGCATTCAGGTGCTGTCAGTATCTTGTGTCCTCAGGATCCAGTGTGGAGCAGGCAGGAGGGACACAGGACTTGTGGATCTCAGCCAGTACAGCCACACAAACCCTGCATCTTCTCCACATGGCAGCCAAGACAGATACTACATGAATGAATTAGCTGAAAATTAAATTGCTCTGCTCCACCCCTGCAGGAGGCTCCTATGCAAACTCACAGCCCCTTATTAATGATACAGCTGAGAGACTGAACGGCAGCCAGTCAGCTTCTCTTCTGTACCTTTCAGTCTGAACAGTCAACAATGAAGCTCTTAACAGCGCTGATTGTAGCAACTCTGTGTTTCACAGGTGATCATTCTTACTACTTTATTAACAGCTTTGAAACAAATGATGCAACTTCAAAAAAAGgtcacaaagttttttttatttttcttcacaggtgttcagtcccaggtcttGACTGAATCTGAACCTGCAGTTGTGCAGCCTGGAGGATCTCACAGACTGACCTGTACAGCCTAAGGATTCACATTCAGCAGCTATGCTATGGGCTGGGTCAGACAGGCTCCTGGGAAGGGGCTGGAGTGGGTGGCTACTATTAGCAGTGGCAGCAGCTACATATACTATGGCTCTCCATTCCAGGGAAGATTCACCATCTCCAGAGACAATTCCAAGAATCAGCTGTACTTACAGATGAGCACcctgaagactgaagacacTGCTGTGTATTACTGCGCTAAAGACCCACAGTGAGAGAAGTGAAGCCTGAGCCCTGACAAAAACCCTCAAGAGAAAAACAGTTACTGATGACAAGCTGCTGTAACAAGATGTGAAATGAAATTCAGTAGCACAGTATTGCAAAGCACACAGTGCAAGAAGAATACCACATGATAATTACCCAGCATCAGCAAATATGTGAGAGACATTAAACATGCCTCAGATTGATTCTCTTGCtcattttcttgtattttaatgCCACTCAGTGaggaatttaaaaagaaaatttaaatcaaatcaCAACCAGCACAGAAATGTCACAGCTGCTCATAGAGGTTTTTGATAATTGgtttgaatttttaatttttaagacaTATGAACTTGCTTTGGATTGAAACGTAGCGATGCAGTTTGAATTAATTAAGACACTGTGGAAGGGCGTTCACAAAAGAACAGGGTTAGAAACATCTGCGCCTTACTTTCCTCAAGTGTGACAGGGAGAGAAGTGAAACTTGAACTCTGACAGCAGAAAGCACTTTCTGTTGTGAGCTGTCTCTGATGTGACATCTGTCTCCCACCAGTGAACAGCATCAGGAACACAAATAATATCATTATGTGAAACCTTCACTAGGAGGTAATATTTCtagaagaaatgtaaaaaagggGTTTTAGCCATAAAGTACAATAACACAAGAGAGGAGCATTGAGGCTTAACAATTAGTAAACAATAcagcttttaattatttaagatttaagggtttaagaaaaaaatatgtatccATTCTGATGCATATTTGTGCAAATCCCTTAAAAGATAGATCCCAACAGTGGTCAATCATGAACTGAAACTAGTTTTAGATCTGAATAGTATTGGGAAAAATGACCTTTTCTGGATTCTAATAAGGAATTTGCTGGATAGGTTTAATCTTGGTGTAGAAATCTGTTACCTTTGTCCAGAATTGTTTCGTAAATCCCACCATACCATCCTATGAGATGGTACAACTCACaactaagaaaagaaaaaacagcctGAACAACaaaattcagaaaacaatacttttacAATGATTCGAAAATAATGTTTCATTGAAATGAGAGATTTTTTCAGAGTTTTCCCTTATCTGTACCATAGTTAGGTGAGACAGATCAGCCTCATATCTTACAGTAGTCTTTTCAGATTTAAAGAAAGGCTTCCTTAACTGGGTGAATGCTACTactaatgaacaagtaataggtttattcaggttgacacctgaagaaggcttcacagcctaaaccttgtgttttctctcttctctattcagcatggaataaacctattagttGTTCCTTTACAGACTACGCATGATTTCGCAGCTACACACCTGAACAACTATTACTAATACTTGTACCATATAAAAATATGTTATATAGCACCTTGAAAAGCATATTTCACAATTCTTTTCagtagcaaaaacaaacaaaaagaacatttccAACACAAACATTTGTAATAACTTATACAAAGATCTGGGATTGCTGGCCAGTAGTTAAAATGCACCAACTGATGCTGAGACAAGCAATCGTTAGCTGATCACATGCTTGACGCTTGTCAGCAGGTTGGTTGGTTGGTCTGGACAGGCTGCAGGGATCCGGTCTCACCCGAGGTCTGTGCTCTGCAGTGGAGCATCAGAACGGCACAGAGGGAGATCAGGCACAGTGATCCTCCGCCTGCTAACCTGGCCACTGTCCACCAAGACACTGCAAGCAAGCAGagagataataataaaaaatgataataataactATCTGGGATCAAGAAAAGGCTGATTCCCTGCTGAAAACTAGATTGGAGAAATGCAATATTTTGATGTTTTGGATGGTAAGCCTTCTTATGGTCTGAAAGCTCAAGAGCTgaatcattttctgtttctaaacATCCACGTTGACCTGCTCTGATCGTCTGTGTTAGGCCCTGCACCAAGGACACCATGCCCACACTGGTCTGCTTCAGCGTCTCTGTGAGGCCCTGCACCAAGGACTCCACGCCCACACTGACCTGCCAGCGTGACAGCTGTGACGGCGCTGTTCTTCCGAATCCTGTGCTCTGCCTCTACCACACAGCTGTAGCTCCCAGTGAGCGTCCAGTTCACTTTGGCCATGGAGTACAGAGCTGAGCTGCTCCCCTCGACCACAGGCTGCCCGTCCCGGAAGAAGGAGTAGGACAGCGGGGAGCTGTAGTATCCCGTCAGCTCGGCCTCGCAGGTGAGGTTCACGGGCTCCCCCTCCTGCACTCTGGCTCCTGGGGAGGCTCTCAGAGTCACCTGGGAGAAGAGGTCTGGGagcaggacacaggacacaggctgGGTCAGCAATGCTCCACAGCACCCTCTGCTGGAGTGATGAGCTGGATTGGCTTTTACTACCACAGGGGGAAAACATTCTCAACAAAATGTGCTGAGGCAAAGTATTCAGTCACACCTTTCTCACTGGGAAGTCCTGATAGAATTAgattaaaggcatttaaactATTCTTTCAATGAAAGGTGTAGCTGTTCTCTACAACAGAAACATATTACTCAAAATGCACTTATACAAATGCTGTCTTTTTCCCCGATGGTACTTCGGATCGGCTCACCTCTGACAGAGATCAGCACTGGTTGAGAGCTGGCCTTTGACCTCTGACACCTGTAGAGCCCTTCATTCCTCTTCTTAACTGCAGAAATAGTCACTGTGTTTCCATTGTCAGGTGTCAGGGCTTCGTTGTCTTTGTAAAACTCATATCTCTTCCCTTGTGATTTCCGCTCTCTGCACTGTAGAGTCAGCGTCTGTCCTTCAGTCAGGGGCTGTGGAGGTGTCTGCAGGATCAAACTCTGATCTGAGGATATCAGAACATTCTCCTGTGAGCCGTGGAAGGACGCGCAGTCGAGCTGGTGTTCTGTTTCTACTTTCATACAACTACAGTTCAGTGCTTGAGTTTTGAACTGTACTTCTGCCCCATTGTGGCTCTGATAACTTGTTACAGACCACT contains:
- the LOC138238185 gene encoding Fc receptor-like protein 5 → MFLVVSAELPKPRVTQEPAWETLYSGEPVTLRLDPPKATLTLQPDWTVLFPAESLTMGCRLGGDSSRRQYSWYRVTAGGTESVQCQWENGTNCQVTFRDESHSGLYWCEAQSGQERSKSVHFSVLDQSLILQTPPQPLTEGQTLTLQCRERKSQGKRYEFYKDNEALTPDNGNTVTISAVKKRNEGLYRCQRSKASSQPVLISVRDLFSQVTLRASPGARVQEGEPVNLTCEAELTGYYSSPLSYSFFRDGQPVVEGSSSALYSMAKVNWTLTGSYSCVVEAEHRIRKNSAVTAVTLAVSWWTVARLAGGGSLCLISLCAVLMLHCRAQTSGETGSLQPVQTNQPTC